One Streptomyces sp. R28 DNA window includes the following coding sequences:
- a CDS encoding hydroxyacid dehydrogenase: protein MTQRPYAMFAMSAENVPQVFPPEVLARLRESVDIDPALVAEDYGHFTDPRFKAALARAEILVTGWGCPRLDAAVLDAAPQLRAVLHSAGSVKSLATPELWRRGVAVSSAAVANAVPVAEYTLAMILLAGKDLFAARDRLRSERAFPGWGLVPGIGNHGRRVGVIGASRIGRKVIELLRPFDLAPSLTDPYVDEADAAALGIPLLPLDDLLRTSDIVTVHAPETPETRHLIGPRELALMPDGAVLINTARGALLDHDALTAELRAGRLCAILDVTDPEPLPADSPLYDLPNAFITPHLAGSQGNEAARLGLAVAEEAERLVAGGGLAYRVDPEALEREA, encoded by the coding sequence TTGACCCAGCGGCCGTACGCCATGTTCGCCATGTCCGCCGAGAACGTGCCGCAGGTCTTCCCGCCGGAGGTGCTGGCGCGGCTGCGGGAGTCGGTGGACATCGATCCGGCCCTGGTGGCCGAGGACTACGGGCACTTCACGGACCCGCGCTTCAAGGCCGCGCTGGCCCGCGCCGAGATCCTCGTCACCGGCTGGGGCTGCCCCCGCCTCGACGCGGCCGTACTCGACGCCGCGCCGCAGTTGCGCGCGGTGCTGCACTCGGCCGGCTCGGTCAAGAGCCTCGCCACGCCCGAGCTGTGGCGGCGAGGCGTCGCGGTGAGCTCGGCGGCGGTGGCGAACGCCGTGCCGGTCGCCGAATACACGCTGGCCATGATCCTGCTCGCGGGGAAGGACCTCTTCGCCGCCCGCGACCGCCTGCGCAGCGAACGCGCCTTCCCCGGCTGGGGGCTCGTCCCCGGCATCGGCAACCACGGCCGCCGCGTCGGCGTCATCGGGGCGTCGCGCATCGGCCGCAAGGTGATCGAGCTGCTGCGCCCCTTCGACCTGGCCCCCAGCCTCACCGACCCGTACGTCGACGAGGCCGACGCCGCCGCGCTCGGCATACCGCTGCTGCCGCTGGACGACCTCCTGCGCACGTCGGACATCGTCACCGTGCACGCCCCCGAGACCCCGGAGACCCGCCACCTCATCGGCCCCCGCGAGCTGGCCCTGATGCCCGACGGGGCGGTCCTGATCAACACCGCGCGCGGCGCCCTGCTCGACCACGACGCCCTGACCGCCGAACTCCGCGCCGGCCGCCTCTGCGCGATCCTCGACGTCACCGACCCCGAGCCCCTGCCCGCCGACTCCCCCCTGTACGACCTGCCGAACGCCTTCATCACCCCGCACCTGGCGGGTTCCCAGGGCAACGAGGCAGCTCGCCTGGGCCTGGCGGTGGCGGAGGAGGCCGAACGCCTGGTGGCGGGTGGAGGGTTGGCGTACCGGGTCGACCCGGAGGCACTGGAGCGGGAGGCGTAG
- a CDS encoding FAD-binding protein, giving the protein MTETITNWAGNITYTAKELHRPYSIDAISALVAGSERVRVLGSGHSFNEIAEPGPEGVLLSIAGLPPVIDVDRAARTVRVSGGVRYAELARAVDAHGLALANMASLPHISVAGSVATGTHGSGVGNGALATSVREVELVTADGSVVTVGRGDERFGGAVTSLGALGVVTALTLDLEPSFDVEQHVFTELPLDGLDSAAFETVMAAAYSVSLFTDWREPGFRQVWLKRRTDQPLPDFLSGFPSGFPWAAPAPEKMHPVPGMPAVNCTDQFGVPGPWHQRLPHFRAEFTPSSGAELQSEYLLPRRYAVDALHALDGIRETLAPVLQTCEVRTVAADDQWLSPSYGRDTVALHFTWIEDTATVLPVVRRLEEALDAFAPRPHWGKVFAVPAQVLRGRYPRLDDFRALSRELDPGRKFANAFVQDILGD; this is encoded by the coding sequence ATGACAGAGACGATCACCAACTGGGCGGGCAACATCACCTACACCGCCAAGGAGCTGCACCGGCCGTACTCGATCGACGCGATCAGCGCCCTGGTGGCGGGAAGCGAGAGGGTGCGGGTGCTGGGCAGCGGGCACTCCTTCAACGAGATCGCCGAGCCGGGCCCCGAGGGCGTCCTGCTGTCGATCGCCGGTCTGCCGCCGGTGATCGACGTGGACCGTGCGGCCCGTACGGTCCGGGTCTCGGGCGGCGTACGGTACGCCGAGCTCGCCCGCGCGGTGGACGCGCACGGTCTCGCGCTGGCCAACATGGCGTCCCTGCCGCACATCTCGGTGGCCGGCTCGGTCGCCACCGGCACGCACGGGTCGGGGGTCGGCAACGGTGCGCTGGCCACGTCCGTGCGGGAGGTGGAGCTGGTCACGGCGGACGGGTCGGTGGTGACCGTCGGGCGGGGCGACGAGCGGTTCGGCGGTGCCGTCACCTCGCTGGGCGCCCTCGGTGTCGTCACGGCGCTCACCCTCGATCTGGAGCCGTCCTTCGACGTCGAGCAGCACGTGTTCACGGAACTGCCGCTGGACGGGCTGGACTCGGCGGCGTTCGAGACGGTGATGGCGGCGGCCTACAGCGTGAGCCTGTTCACGGACTGGCGCGAGCCGGGCTTTCGGCAGGTGTGGCTCAAGCGGCGCACCGACCAGCCGCTGCCCGACTTCCTGTCCGGCTTCCCGTCCGGCTTCCCTTGGGCCGCGCCCGCCCCCGAGAAGATGCACCCGGTGCCGGGGATGCCCGCCGTGAACTGCACGGACCAGTTCGGGGTGCCGGGGCCCTGGCACCAGCGGCTGCCTCACTTCCGGGCGGAGTTCACGCCGAGCAGCGGGGCCGAGCTGCAGTCGGAGTATCTGCTGCCGCGCCGGTACGCCGTCGACGCGCTGCACGCGCTCGACGGGATACGGGAGACGCTCGCGCCCGTGCTGCAGACCTGCGAGGTGCGGACCGTCGCCGCCGACGACCAGTGGCTCAGCCCCTCCTACGGACGGGACACCGTCGCCCTGCACTTCACCTGGATCGAGGACACGGCCACCGTGCTGCCGGTGGTGCGGCGGCTGGAGGAGGCGCTGGACGCCTTCGCGCCGCGGCCGCACTGGGGGAAGGTGTTCGCGGTGCCGGCCCAGGTGCTGCGCGGGCGGTATCCGCGCCTCGACGACTTCCGGGCCCTGTCGAGGGAACTGGACCCCGGTCGGAAATTCGCCAACGCCTTCGTGCAGGACATACTGGGTGACTGA
- a CDS encoding cellulose binding domain-containing protein: MPDLPTPQDATEAALFSECWDAVLSYADLCTAGSAAANRLAAEAFSTGIREAREAETGTFRSMGRRPARLPRIPLLLTAVRTTAAGWEESGQGHKLDPDLRLWLNSDKAARYTGPPLQRPIALRGLRDMQEPDAALLWLAEVEALPLHVVARRLGLDPAAVSEELIQVRGLFRDRCHRNHLDTPMDAQCRSYARLLDAVTRSTAADTPEDLSRHLATCVRCAEAPACLRLHGGGLPGALAGGVIGWGGLAYLERRRRAAEVRLGAGRPDPVDADAGPPNSGAHKARVVRNGLLVAAVLVSALALAVSMMPAGPTGDGATAGGDPSDRQPVADPGFSAPVTAATRPSSRSPQPSESGTKGEDSAGPKNPAPGPQGTTSSTAGEDDPDPSASEAATCSVDYDLVNEWPDGFQATVTVSTERALDDWRVAWSFRDGQKVGQMWDASFAQNGSRVTAKAADYNKTVPADGELAFGFLASWESKNSRGYDFTLNGHDCA; encoded by the coding sequence ATGCCCGACCTGCCGACCCCTCAGGACGCCACCGAGGCAGCGCTGTTCTCCGAGTGCTGGGACGCCGTGCTGTCGTACGCCGACCTGTGCACGGCCGGCTCCGCCGCTGCCAACCGGCTGGCGGCCGAGGCGTTTTCGACCGGCATACGCGAGGCCCGCGAGGCCGAGACCGGTACCTTCAGAAGTATGGGCCGCCGCCCGGCCCGCCTGCCCCGAATCCCCCTGCTGCTGACCGCCGTACGCACCACTGCGGCCGGCTGGGAGGAGAGCGGGCAGGGCCACAAGCTCGACCCCGATCTGCGCCTGTGGCTCAACTCCGACAAGGCCGCCCGCTACACCGGCCCCCCGCTGCAGCGCCCGATCGCGCTGCGCGGACTGCGTGACATGCAGGAACCGGACGCGGCCCTGCTGTGGCTGGCCGAGGTGGAGGCGCTGCCGCTGCACGTGGTGGCCCGCCGGCTCGGCCTCGACCCGGCCGCCGTCTCCGAGGAACTCATCCAGGTCCGGGGCCTGTTCAGGGACCGCTGCCACCGCAACCACCTCGATACGCCGATGGACGCGCAGTGCCGCAGCTACGCGCGCCTCCTCGACGCGGTCACCCGCTCCACCGCGGCCGACACCCCGGAGGACCTCTCCCGCCACCTCGCGACGTGCGTGCGGTGCGCCGAGGCGCCCGCCTGTCTGCGGCTGCACGGCGGCGGGCTGCCCGGGGCCCTCGCCGGGGGAGTGATCGGCTGGGGCGGTCTCGCCTATCTGGAGCGGCGCCGCCGAGCCGCCGAGGTGCGCCTCGGTGCCGGACGCCCCGACCCGGTGGACGCGGACGCCGGCCCGCCGAACTCCGGTGCGCACAAGGCGCGCGTCGTGCGCAACGGCCTCCTCGTCGCCGCCGTCCTCGTCTCCGCGCTCGCCCTCGCGGTGTCGATGATGCCCGCCGGCCCCACCGGCGACGGAGCCACCGCCGGCGGCGACCCGTCCGACCGCCAGCCGGTGGCCGACCCCGGCTTCTCCGCACCGGTCACAGCCGCCACCCGCCCCTCCTCGCGCTCCCCGCAGCCGTCGGAGAGCGGCACGAAGGGCGAGGACTCGGCCGGGCCGAAGAACCCCGCCCCGGGACCGCAGGGCACCACGTCCTCCACGGCCGGCGAGGACGACCCGGACCCCTCCGCGAGCGAAGCGGCGACCTGCAGTGTCGACTACGACCTCGTCAACGAATGGCCCGACGGCTTCCAGGCCACCGTCACCGTCAGCACCGAACGGGCCCTCGACGACTGGCGCGTCGCCTGGTCCTTCCGGGACGGCCAGAAGGTCGGCCAGATGTGGGACGCGAGCTTCGCCCAGAACGGCTCCCGGGTCACGGCCAAGGCCGCCGACTACAACAAGACGGTTCCCGCCGACGGCGAGCTCGCCTTCGGGTTCCTCGCGTCGTGGGAGAGCAAGAACTCGCGGGGGTACGACTTCACGCTGAACGGGCACGACTGCGCCTGA
- a CDS encoding radical SAM protein — MGSRTALVEDLMERFPHVPREAVFKEDLLRGGVAFDPSALSDNEGGEVKPKSYFIFSFDHGTLPELGEAALRRPPEEIILTGGPYDLRRTVVSVRVNPTSPYRVAADEEGVLGLYLDGKRIADVGVPPMPEYYRHTLASGKSVMEVAPTIQWGYLIYLTVFRVCQYFGAKEECQYCDINHNWRQHKAAGRPYTGVKDVDEVLEALDIINRYDTAKASTAYTLTGGAITSKLQGRDEADFYGMYAKAIEEHFPGRWIGKVVAQALPKDDVQRFKDYGVQIYHPNYEVWDEYLFKMYCPGKERYVGRDEWHKRILDSADIFGARNVIPNFVAGVEMAEPFGFTTVDEAIASTTEGLRFFMSHGITPRFTTWCPEPTTPLGKANPQGAPLEYHIRLLEAYRATMDDFGLSSPPGYGPPGPGRAVFSVSSFMDSLPEQEPVVEDSPMV; from the coding sequence ATGGGCAGCCGCACCGCACTGGTCGAGGATCTGATGGAGCGATTCCCGCACGTTCCGCGGGAAGCCGTCTTCAAGGAGGATCTGCTCCGGGGCGGGGTGGCCTTCGACCCCTCCGCCCTGAGCGACAACGAGGGCGGCGAGGTCAAGCCGAAGTCGTACTTCATCTTCTCGTTCGACCACGGCACCCTGCCCGAGCTCGGCGAGGCCGCGCTGCGCCGCCCGCCGGAGGAGATCATCCTGACCGGCGGGCCGTACGACCTGAGGCGCACCGTCGTCTCGGTGCGCGTGAACCCGACCTCGCCGTACCGGGTCGCCGCCGACGAGGAGGGCGTGCTCGGGCTCTACCTCGACGGCAAGCGGATCGCCGACGTCGGCGTGCCGCCGATGCCGGAGTACTACCGGCACACCCTCGCCAGCGGGAAGTCGGTGATGGAGGTCGCCCCGACCATCCAGTGGGGCTACCTGATCTACCTCACCGTCTTCCGGGTCTGCCAGTACTTCGGCGCCAAGGAGGAGTGCCAGTACTGCGACATCAACCACAACTGGCGCCAGCACAAGGCGGCCGGGCGGCCGTACACGGGTGTGAAGGACGTCGACGAGGTCCTTGAGGCGCTCGACATCATCAACCGGTACGACACCGCCAAGGCGTCCACCGCCTACACGCTCACCGGCGGCGCGATCACCTCGAAGCTCCAGGGGCGCGACGAGGCCGACTTCTACGGCATGTACGCGAAGGCCATCGAGGAGCACTTCCCGGGCCGCTGGATCGGCAAGGTCGTCGCGCAGGCGCTGCCGAAGGACGACGTGCAGCGGTTCAAGGACTACGGCGTGCAGATCTACCACCCCAACTACGAGGTGTGGGACGAGTACCTCTTCAAGATGTACTGCCCGGGCAAGGAGCGCTATGTCGGCCGCGACGAGTGGCACAAGCGCATCCTCGACTCGGCCGACATCTTCGGCGCCCGCAACGTCATCCCCAACTTCGTGGCCGGCGTCGAGATGGCGGAGCCCTTCGGCTTCACCACCGTCGACGAGGCCATCGCGTCCACCACCGAGGGCCTGCGCTTCTTCATGTCGCACGGCATCACGCCCCGCTTCACCACCTGGTGCCCCGAGCCGACGACCCCGCTCGGCAAGGCCAACCCGCAGGGCGCGCCGCTGGAGTACCACATCCGCCTGCTGGAGGCCTACCGCGCCACCATGGACGACTTCGGCCTGTCCTCACCCCCCGGCTACGGCCCGCCCGGACCCGGCCGCGCGGTGTTCTCGGTGAGCTCCTTCATGGACAGCCTTCCGGAGCAGGAGCCCGTGGTGGAGGATTCCCCGATGGTGTAG
- a CDS encoding ROK family transcriptional regulator, whose amino-acid sequence MKRGTSRDIRTANRYEVLRQIIAASPTSRQELAAATGLSLATVATLVGELLDLRMITEVGFEDSAGGRPRGLVAVNASGGALIGVDIAETYVRVELFDLALNVLARADEDMRPGESRPEQVVGHVAAAVGSVVAQAGVEGARVLGVGVSVPGQVDRDTGVSEYAPNWDWHDVPLLDLLSEQIAYPLYMDNPLRACAVAELWFGAARGSGDAVVVNLGTGVGAGLVLGGGLHRGVSNSAGEWGHTTLVLDGRLCHCGNHGCVETYVGAPGIMVNLRELAADSALLHPEDQTATIDALARGVGAHDPVALKVVRDTARYLGAGIADLVNLFNPEVVVLSSWVAATLGEPLLHEVREAVARHALRRPLAATEIVLSPIPTDPVCLGAATFALEGALQSAPQKRTQPATKRLTPVRSRTVPPS is encoded by the coding sequence ATGAAGCGCGGCACATCACGCGACATCCGCACCGCGAACCGCTATGAGGTGTTGCGCCAGATCATCGCCGCGTCGCCCACCTCCCGGCAGGAGCTGGCGGCCGCCACCGGTCTCAGTCTCGCCACGGTCGCCACCCTCGTGGGCGAGCTGCTCGACCTCCGGATGATCACGGAGGTCGGCTTCGAGGACTCGGCCGGCGGCCGCCCCCGCGGGCTCGTGGCCGTCAACGCGTCCGGCGGGGCCCTGATCGGCGTCGACATCGCCGAGACGTACGTCCGGGTCGAGCTCTTCGATCTCGCCCTGAACGTGCTGGCCCGCGCGGATGAGGACATGCGCCCCGGCGAGAGCCGCCCCGAGCAGGTCGTCGGCCATGTCGCCGCGGCCGTCGGCTCGGTGGTCGCGCAGGCCGGCGTGGAGGGCGCGCGGGTGCTCGGCGTCGGGGTGAGCGTGCCGGGGCAGGTGGACCGGGACACCGGCGTCTCCGAGTACGCGCCCAACTGGGACTGGCACGACGTCCCCCTGCTCGACCTGCTCTCCGAGCAGATCGCCTACCCCCTGTACATGGACAACCCGTTGCGCGCCTGCGCGGTGGCCGAGCTCTGGTTCGGTGCCGCGCGCGGCAGCGGGGACGCCGTGGTGGTCAACCTCGGGACCGGCGTGGGCGCCGGGCTCGTGCTCGGCGGCGGGCTGCACCGGGGCGTGAGCAACAGCGCCGGCGAGTGGGGCCATACGACGCTCGTGCTGGACGGACGGCTGTGCCACTGCGGCAACCACGGCTGCGTGGAGACCTACGTCGGCGCGCCCGGGATCATGGTGAACCTGCGGGAGCTGGCCGCCGACAGCGCGCTGCTCCACCCCGAGGACCAGACGGCCACGATCGACGCGCTCGCCCGTGGGGTCGGTGCGCACGATCCGGTGGCGCTCAAGGTGGTCCGCGACACCGCCCGCTATCTGGGCGCCGGGATCGCCGACCTGGTGAACCTCTTCAACCCCGAAGTCGTCGTGCTCAGCAGCTGGGTCGCCGCCACCCTGGGCGAGCCGCTGCTGCACGAGGTGCGCGAGGCCGTGGCCCGGCACGCGCTGCGGCGACCCCTGGCCGCCACCGAGATCGTCCTCTCCCCCATCCCCACCGACCCGGTGTGCCTGGGCGCGGCGACGTTCGCACTCGAGGGTGCGCTGCAGTCGGCCCCGCAGAAGAGGACGCAGCCCGCCACGAAACGCCTCACACCGGTAAGGAGCCGTACCGTACCGCCGTCATGA